The window GTAGGTTTTGGTTGACGACCAGCCGTGGTCTTCGTCTGACGGTGATTTGGAAGTTACCTTTACCTTATCATCATCATAATTAAAGCCGCCCATTTTGGTGGTAACATCAAAGTTAAAGCTTTGCGATTCGCTAAAATCAAGCCTTATTTTGGTGAACGATGCCTTAATGTTTAAGTTGCGCACGCTGCGGTCTATCACACCTACGTTAAAGCCGTCGCCGTATTTAATATCAACCTTGGCCGAGTTTTTCAACCTTTCGGTGCTAAAGCCTGCAAAATCAATATCTAAATTAACATTGCTAACCGTGCCTGTTTTTAGTTTGCCGTAGCTAATGGCCAGTTGGCCGCCGTTAAAGTTGCTGATGCTGCCATCGCCAAAACTCACCTTAACATCATTATCATTACTTAAAAGCTGTTGCGCGTTAAGCGATCCGTACGATACCCTTGCTATAACCTTACCGCTTAAATCGGGCAGAATTACGCTGCCAAAGCTGTTTTTAACATCAAGCGGGTTGCTTGCCGGCATATAAACGGTGTAGTTAATTTCCATATGGTTGTTACGGCCATGGTTATTATTGTTGCGGATGTTAGTTTTAAACGATACGGTTGAGCCTACCTTGCTATCGCTTATGGTAATGTTCTTCAACATTTCGTCCACATCGTCGTCATCATCGGCCCCCAATTTTATTTGCACATCAACTTTTACTTCTTTACGGTCCCAGGTGTTAAGGGTTACCTTACCAAAGCTGTTGTTAATTTGTATCAGGTCGTTACCATCAATACTATAGGTTTTGCTGTAGCTTTTAACCTTTTCGTTTGCAAAACTGCCAGCCGAATTGTTGTAGCCGCCCTTGTCATGGTCGTCGCTATCCTTGTCGTTGTCATCATCATCGTCGGCGTCATCGTTGGTGTTAACAGTTATATTGTTAAGCGCCTCAAGGCCGTCAAGGTTAACCGATACATTGGTGGCAATATTTTTACCCAGGTCTTTAAGGTTGTTAACCAGTTTTACATCAAGGCCCTTAACCGCCGCGTTTATTTGCGTGCCCAGGCTGCCTAACTCTACGTTAAGCTTATCCATTTGCAGGTTAAACGTTTCGCTGTCAAACACCTCTACATCGGCATTTTTGGCCTTGGGCTTGGGGTTTTGCTTTGTTTTGCTGCGCTGGGCAAACGCGCCCGAGCCTACCACCGCTGCTGCAATAACAGTAAGCAGCGCTTGTTTAAATATCTTTGTTTCCATTTTGCTGATCCTTTTTACTTTCCTTAAATTGTTCAATAACACTCAGTTGCTGATTAAGCACCTCGGTTTGTATTTGCAAGTTCCGGATCATTGCACGTAAAACACGCTCCTGGTTGGGGCTGGTAGCTAAATCTATATTTAGTTTTTTATAGTTGGCATCCATTTTGGCTATCTCGCCGCTAAATTCGCGGTATAGCTGCGGGTCAAACTTGGCTATTAATTTAAGCCGTGTGCGTTTGGTTTCTATAAGCGATGCGTAATGCACCTGTTGCTTGGCGTAAGTAGGGTTAATATCGGCCAGGTCTACCTCTTCGGTTTTTTGGCTTTGTATGTACACCCCGAAGCCGATGCCCATAACAACAATTATTGTTGCGGCTACTTTTAGTACAAAGCCCAGCGAAAAAGTTTTTGCTTCGCGCTTTTTTGGCTTTTGTTGTTCCTCCCAGGCATCCAGTTCTTTTTCAATATTGCTCCAAAGGTCGGCGCGTGGTTGCAGGTCGTCAAATTGTTCCCTGTTGTTGCTTATAAAGTCTTCTAACCGCTTGCTCATTTTTTTATCCCTTTCTTTATTAGTATCTCGCTTAATTTTCTTTTTGCGCGTAAAAACTGTGTACGCGATGTGTTTTCGCTAATATTTAATACCTGTCCAATCTCTTCGTGGTCGTATCCTTCTAATAAGTATAACGATAATACCACGCGATAGCCTTCGGGCAGTTCCCTCATGGCTTCTTTTATTTGTGCCACCTGGTATTGTACATCTTCGTCGTCCCAGGGCTCTTCATCGGCCACATTATCCAGCTGGCCATCTTCTAACTCAACAAAATCTAACTTGCGTTTACGCAAAAGGTTTATTGACCGGTGCACCACAATTTGCTTTAGCCATAAACCAAAAGTTGTTTCCTGCCTAAAATCCTTTAGTTTATTAAACGCGTCTGTAAAAGCTTCCTGCAAAACATCTTCAGCTTCGGCAACATTACCCACTATCCTAAAGGCGACGTTTAACATCGCTTTAGCATATAATCGGTACAGTTCATAGCAGGCTTTTTTACTTCCCTGCTTGCACTCGGCCACCAGGTCGTAGTGCTTATCGATGTATACAGCTTCCAAATTAATGACAGGTTTCAGGTTAAATGACGCAGGGCGTGTAACAACGTTGCATGGAAGGTAAAAAAAATACACGATTATATGATTTTGCACGATTTAAGGATATGCAGCGGGAGCATAAATCCTTAAATCCCGAAATCGTGTATGGCTTTAACGGCGTTTTCGTAGCGGTCGGCTCCGGTGCCAGATATTAATGTATAATTGGCATTTAAGGCGTTTAACTCGCTTACCCATTTATCCATAAAATACTGCCGCAGATGCGGGAAATCGCGCAGGGGGTCTTCCTCCCAGGGCAGGTCGATATTCAGTAGTAAGTACAGATCGTAAGGGTGTTTGGGCAATTCGTCCAGTACCTCTTGCGGTGAGTGGCCAAAGATGTGATCGCTCCAAATTTTTACGGTGATAAACGTAGTGTCGCATATCAGCAGCTTATTGGCCTTGGGCAATAGCCCGGCCTCTAAAGCCAGCTGGCCGTAAAACATGTTAATCTCATCTTGCCAGGTGGGTTGTTCGGTTAGTTTGGCGCAGTACTCGCGGGCATACTCTGGCACCCAAACCGTTTGGTAATGCGCCGCCAAATAAGCCGACATGGTAGATTTACCGGTAGATTCGGGCCCAACAACAGCTATCTTGACGATTTCGGAGCCCGGATTTTCAATTTCAAATTTTTGCATTGGAGATGTTTTAAAGGCACTCTTTTTATCCTGATCCCTGCTTCTTAAGGTCTATTTCGCTTGTTTGATGTAATCCTTCTTCCAATCTATATACCCCATTGCGGCAATGGCTACATACACGGCATACATTACCGCGGTAAGGTGCAGATCTTTAAAAATATAAACGCCTACATAAATAACATCAACAAAAATCCATATCAGCCAGTTTTGCAGCACCTTTCGTGCTAAAAACACCTGGGCTACCAGGCTACAGGCCGTGCAAAAGCTATCAAGATAGGGGTACGATGCCGGTGTATAATGCAATATGGGCGATAACTTTACTAAAGCCGTACCCAGCAATGGCGTAACTATGGCTACAACAATTACGGAGTATAAACCTTCGCGTTTGCTGATGAGTGTTACCGGAGTCTTTACTTCGGTAGCGGGTTTGTGGCTCCAAAAATACCAGCCATAAATATTGGTGACCAAAAAATAAACCTGCAGACCCATATCTGCATATAGGCGGGCCTCAAAAAATATAAAAATGTATAAGATAACGCTGATGATGGCGAGCGGCCAGTTCCAGATGTTGTTTTTGGCAGCCAGGTATACACACAATAGGCCCGTTATTACCCCGCTAATTTCCAGTAAGGTTTGGTGTTGCCACCACTGCTGCAACGCCTGTATAATTTGCATGCGGTAAATATAACACGATTAAAGGATTTAAAGATGAGCGGAATGTATGTGCGCTATGCCAAAAACGTCATTGCGATCCGTTAGCCAACAGATCGCAATGACGCGAGGTTATTTTACCAGATCTTCACCCTTTTCTCGGGTGCTAAATACATTTTATCACCTTTTTTGATGCCGAATGCTTCGTAAAACTCGGGTACATCGCTAAAGGGGCCGTTCACGCGTAAAAAGCCGGGCGAGTGCTCATTGGTCAATATCTGGCTTTTTAACGATTCTGCCCTATCCTGCCCCAGCCAGCCTAAGGCATAGCCCATAAAGTAGCGCTGCACGGGAGTTAAGCCGTTAATTGGCTTGCCAACTTTATACTGGTCTGTTTTTTTGAAGGCATCAAGGCCAATTACGATGCCACCCAGGTCGGCAATGTTTTCGCCAAGGGTGGCCTTGCCGTTAATGTGCAGGCCGTAAACGGTATAAGCACTAAACTGATTGGCCAGCATATTGGCGCGCTGCGTAAACTTAACCGAATCTTGCGGCAACCACCAGGCCTTTAAATTGCCTTTCTCATCAAACTGGCGGCCCGAGTCGTCAAAACCGTGGGTCATTTCGTGGCCAATGGTTGATGCGGCCGCGTAGCCGTATACAACGGCATCGTCAATGTTTTCATCTAAAGCGCCGGGTATCATAAATATAGCCGCGGGCAGTACAATTTCGTTGTTTGAGGGGTTGTAGTAAGCATTGTAAGTTTGCGGTGTCATACCCCATTCGGTGCGGTCAACAGGTTTGCCTAACTTATCGGCGTTGTATTTATGCCAAAAAACATTGCCCCGCATTACGTTTGCCGCGTAGGATGACCTATCTATCTCCAGCGACGAAAAATCTTTCCAGTTATCCGGATAGCCAACCTTAGGGAATACCTTTTTTAGTTTGCCATAAGCCTTCTCTTTGGTTTGCGGGCTCATCCAGTCCAGCTTATCAATATGCTCTTTAAACGTTTCGCGCATGGTTTCAACCAGGTTCACGTAGCGCTTTTTAGTTTTCTCGGGGAAGTATTCTTTTACAAATATTTGGCCCAGCACTTCGCCCATCAGGCTGTTCTCGGCATCTAAAACACGTTTCCAGCGCGGCAATTGCTCTTTGCTGCCATATATTACATTGCCATAAAAGCGAAAGTTTTCCTGATCGAACGGCTTGCTTAGGTAGGCGGCATAATCGTTCACCAGGTTTTTGCGCAGGTAGTTTTTCCAATCGTCGAGCGTAAAGGCTTTTAGCGCCTTATTTACCGCGCGGTAATACTCGGGCTGGCCAACAATTACGGTATCAACACCCTTAAATTCCATCAGATTAAAGGCGTTTTTCCAATCCACATCTGGCGCAAGCTTACTTAGGCCGGCAACAGGCATTTTATTATAATTTTTATACGGGTCGCGCAGGTCCTGTAATTTACGGGAGCTATCTGCCAAAAATTTCTCTAACTCGTATGTTTTTTTACTCGCCGCATCTGCTGCCTGTGGGGTAAAGCCCATCAACTTATATAAAGTTGGTAAATGCTTTTGCTGATAATCGTTGCGTATGGTTACGCTATGCTCATCGGTGTTAAAGTAATAATCGCGGTTAGGCAGCCCAATACCCGTCTGGTATAACGACAGCACCATTTTTTCGCTGTTTTTATCGTCCTGGCCTACGTAGGTACCAAGTGGGGTTGGTACACCAATGGTGTTTAAATGGGCAAATTCGTTTACTAAACCGGTAATATCGGCTATTTTATCAATGCGGTCCAGCTCTGGTTTTAATGGTAACAGGCCTTGTTTTTCAATATTAACGGTATCCATTCCGCTGTAATAAAAATCACCTATTTTTTGGTTGTTGCTGCCTTTGTCTGCGGCTCCTTGCAGGGCGTTCTCGTTTATCTGCTTTAGCTTATCGCGCAGGTCTTCCTGCACAATATTGCCAATGCCCCAGGCAGAGTAAGCCGCCGGTATCGGGTTATTTTTAAGCCAGGTGCCGTTAGCATACTTAAAAAAGTCGTCGCCCGGTTTTACCGACTTATCCATGTTTTTTATCAGCACATCATTATCGGCGTATATCTTATCCCTGTCTTTACAGCCACTAAGCATTATCGCGCCAATGGCGCAGGCTGCAATTGCATTAAATGTGTTATTTTTTATCATAATTTGAGTTTTGTACGAAATAAAATACAAGGGGTGTATATAAAAGCAGACTGTGTCTTTTTTATATACAGCACATTTTTAAAATTAAAAATTAAAAATGAGGTTAAAGTGTGGCTAAACCTAAAGCATAGACCAATATTTTGGTAAAAACAATATTACAATAGCATAGCTAAAAGTTGTAAAGGGCGATTGTCGATAATTGATTTAACTATTAAGCCATTCAAAATCAGGAGATAAGACGTTTACGGGCTGTTTGCAGCCCATACATGCCTTATGAGAGTG is drawn from Inquilinus sp. KBS0705 and contains these coding sequences:
- a CDS encoding sigma-70 family RNA polymerase sigma factor; the protein is MEAVYIDKHYDLVAECKQGSKKACYELYRLYAKAMLNVAFRIVGNVAEAEDVLQEAFTDAFNKLKDFRQETTFGLWLKQIVVHRSINLLRKRKLDFVELEDGQLDNVADEEPWDDEDVQYQVAQIKEAMRELPEGYRVVLSLYLLEGYDHEEIGQVLNISENTSRTQFLRAKRKLSEILIKKGIKK
- a CDS encoding ATP-binding protein, encoding MQKFEIENPGSEIVKIAVVGPESTGKSTMSAYLAAHYQTVWVPEYAREYCAKLTEQPTWQDEINMFYGQLALEAGLLPKANKLLICDTTFITVKIWSDHIFGHSPQEVLDELPKHPYDLYLLLNIDLPWEEDPLRDFPHLRQYFMDKWVSELNALNANYTLISGTGADRYENAVKAIHDFGI
- a CDS encoding nicotinamide mononucleotide transporter, with protein sequence MQIIQALQQWWQHQTLLEISGVITGLLCVYLAAKNNIWNWPLAIISVILYIFIFFEARLYADMGLQVYFLVTNIYGWYFWSHKPATEVKTPVTLISKREGLYSVIVVAIVTPLLGTALVKLSPILHYTPASYPYLDSFCTACSLVAQVFLARKVLQNWLIWIFVDVIYVGVYIFKDLHLTAVMYAVYVAIAAMGYIDWKKDYIKQAK
- a CDS encoding M13 family metallopeptidase, which produces MIKNNTFNAIAACAIGAIMLSGCKDRDKIYADNDVLIKNMDKSVKPGDDFFKYANGTWLKNNPIPAAYSAWGIGNIVQEDLRDKLKQINENALQGAADKGSNNQKIGDFYYSGMDTVNIEKQGLLPLKPELDRIDKIADITGLVNEFAHLNTIGVPTPLGTYVGQDDKNSEKMVLSLYQTGIGLPNRDYYFNTDEHSVTIRNDYQQKHLPTLYKLMGFTPQAADAASKKTYELEKFLADSSRKLQDLRDPYKNYNKMPVAGLSKLAPDVDWKNAFNLMEFKGVDTVIVGQPEYYRAVNKALKAFTLDDWKNYLRKNLVNDYAAYLSKPFDQENFRFYGNVIYGSKEQLPRWKRVLDAENSLMGEVLGQIFVKEYFPEKTKKRYVNLVETMRETFKEHIDKLDWMSPQTKEKAYGKLKKVFPKVGYPDNWKDFSSLEIDRSSYAANVMRGNVFWHKYNADKLGKPVDRTEWGMTPQTYNAYYNPSNNEIVLPAAIFMIPGALDENIDDAVVYGYAAASTIGHEMTHGFDDSGRQFDEKGNLKAWWLPQDSVKFTQRANMLANQFSAYTVYGLHINGKATLGENIADLGGIVIGLDAFKKTDQYKVGKPINGLTPVQRYFMGYALGWLGQDRAESLKSQILTNEHSPGFLRVNGPFSDVPEFYEAFGIKKGDKMYLAPEKRVKIW